One part of the Macaca mulatta isolate MMU2019108-1 chromosome 6, T2T-MMU8v2.0, whole genome shotgun sequence genome encodes these proteins:
- the LOC100424869 gene encoding uncharacterized protein LOC100424869 — MKAVVLWSAGGKFQLQLSNIKGLAGYPGWMSHGIQGRDLARPRERATNRGPLGCGFISLSLPPYPHLSVFLRCLIFLSGTWPALGAGIRLVPSWSVSIPSVIHSGQRKGWLVVQDICHLGKDHRGRASLAEQTRFCSGLDRFAHSWASPCPVEQTGFCSGLDMFAHSWASPCPVEQTGFCSGLDMFAHSWASPCPVEKPHEERGPLHLSPPDSDRQRLGCQPAVPACDST, encoded by the coding sequence ATGAAGGCTGTAGTCCTGTGGTCTGCGGGAGGCAAATTCCAACTCCAGCTGTCAAACATAAAGGGACTGGCGGGCTATCCAGGGTGGATGTCTCATGGCATCCAAGGCAGGGACCTAGCCAGGCCTCGGGAAAGAGCTACAAACCGAGGACCTCTGGGGTGTGGCTTCATCTCCCTCTCCCTACCACCCTACCCCCATCTCTCTGTGTTCCTCAGatgcctcattttcctgtcagGCACCTGGCCAGCTCTAGGAGCTGGAATCAGGTTGGTACCTTCTTGGTCAGTGTCCATCCCTAGTGTCATCCACAGTGGCCAACGGAAGGGGTGGCTGGTGGTGCAGGACATTTGCCATCTTGGGAAAGATCACAGAGGAAGGGCCTCTTTAGCTGAGCAGACGAGGTTCTGCAGTGGTCTGGACAGATTTGCACACTCGTGGGCATCCCCCTGCCCTGTTGAGCAGACGGGGTTCTGCAGTGGTCTGGACATGTTTGCACACTCGTGGGCATCCCCCTGCCCCGTTGAGCAGACGGGGTTCTGCAGTGGTCTGGACATGTTTGCACACTCGTGGGCATCCCCGTGCCCTGTTGAGAAACCACATGAGGAAAGGGGACCCTTGCACCTGTCGCCTCCCGACTCTGACCGCCAGAGGCTGGGCTGCCAGCCAGCTGTGCCAGCATGTGACAGCACTTGA